Proteins from one Neodiprion fabricii isolate iyNeoFabr1 chromosome 5, iyNeoFabr1.1, whole genome shotgun sequence genomic window:
- the LOC124183354 gene encoding ovarian-specific serine/threonine-protein kinase Lok, giving the protein MATEDQLPLTLPDTQNADILTPQSQEQEPRSQGSQKIWGMLYPSSDRLQRVEMTMNEYTLGRAAHCNICLTEQHLDSKKWWGVISKLHFRITRVIVSPGTNDMVVYLEDTSHNGTFVNKLLVGKGKRIILEHGDVIGLAQAEKKVYTFMSISGSENSILPPELKCKYAVSRTLGSGVCGEVKMIYTKVGCKKFALKTIAKNNFHGCDGGNPFNDPGKILNEVHILKALRHPCIIRMEEILDTPSSVYIVLELMEGGELFDRIRKERSGLSERIAKVIFYQVVLAVHYLHQRGITHRDLKPENILLATNAEITLVKVTDFGLSKLVDTQTMMRTFCGTPLYVAPEVLLTHGKGSYTNQVDVWSLGVILYCCLSGLVPFISNAKDISLQHQIVQGIYSFPRERFKKVSLRAIDLIQRMLTVDPSKRITIQDVVRHPWLLDREVRSIVSELMNEDDEYNENLVPFSVPSTSGVASAVVHASRLKATAGLRRQRIEPPTAALKRARVE; this is encoded by the exons AAATGACTATGAATGAGTACACATTGGGTCGTGCGGCACATTGCAACATATGCCTGACGGAACAACATCTTGACAGTAAAAAATGGTGGGGTGTTATTAGCAAGCTGCACTTTCGAATAACAAGGGTAATTGTTAGCCCTGGAACAAATGACATGGTGGTTTACCTGGAGGACACAAGCCACAACGGTACATTTGTTAATAAGCTCCTTGTGGGAAAAGGAAAACGAATTATTCTAGAACACGGTGACGTAATCGGGCTGGCTCAGGCTGAGAAAAAAG TTTATACTTTTATGAGTATCAGCGGATCAGAAAATAGTATCCTGCCTCCAGAATTGAAATGCAAGTACGCTGTATCAAGAACGCTTGGTTCTGGTGTGTGCGGTGAGGTGAAAATGATCTATACTAAAGTCGGGTGCAAAAAGTTTGCGCTCAAGACTATCGCTAAGAATAACTTTCATGGCTGTGATGGAGGGAATCCGTTCAACGATCCAGGGAAGATCCTCAATGAGGTTCACATACTCAAGGCCTTAAGGCAT CCCTGCATAATAAGGATGGAAGAAATCCTAGACACCCCGTCGTCGGTTTATATTGTCCTTGAGCTGATGGAGGGTGGTGAACTATTTGATAGGATTCGTAAGGAACGTTCTGGATTGAGCGAAAGAATTGCCAAAGTAATATTCTACCAGGTCGTTCTCGCCGTTCACTATCTACACCAACGCGGGATAACCCACAGAGACTTGAAG ccaGAAAATATACTGTTGGCTACTAACGCTGAAATAACACTGGTTAAAGTGACAGATTTCGGTCTGTCAAAGCTGGTGGACACTCAGACTATGATGCGCACTTTTTGTGGCACTCCACTATACGTGGCTCCTGAAGTATTATTGACGCACGGAAAAGGGTCGTACACAAACCAG GTAGACGTATGGAGTTTGGGCGTAATTCTGTACTGTTGTTTAAGTGGGCTGGTACCATTCATCAGTAATGCCAAAGATATATCATTGCAGCATCAAATTGTTCAAGGAATTTACTCATTTCCGAGAGAGCGGTTTAAGAAGGTTTCCTTGCGTGCCATCGACCTC ATTCAGCGTATGCTGACTGTAGATCCGAGTAAACGGATCACCATTCAGGATGTCGTACGCCATCCATGGCTGCTGGACAGGGAAGTGAGAAGCATTGTTAGCGAACTAATGAACGAAGATGACGAATACAACGAAAATCTTGTACCGTTTTCTGTGCCATCAACTTCAGGAGTTGCATCAGCGGTTGTACACGCATCTAGGCTTAAGGCTACAGCAGGTCTCAGACGACAAAGAATAGAACCACCGACTGCCGCGTTGAAGAGGGCGCGCGTAGAGTGA